A stretch of the Capsicum annuum cultivar UCD-10X-F1 chromosome 10, UCD10Xv1.1, whole genome shotgun sequence genome encodes the following:
- the LOC107844585 gene encoding protein NLP6-like, producing the protein MICGKRFSVLTCVPSLAFYATDASMWSFREACLEHHLQDEQGLPGRAFSSLNACFCVDITLFRKSDYPLVLYVRMFGLQSSLTIPVCSNHSEKDTYALEFFLPHSSTDHKIQLQITASILATTMEILQNSKVIQWIEPKVGHFKIIDLSIGKKLRFSPVPELKSQTMETTHGLETSQSGLVSKEQDFSLQQRSECDVALLKVSDAIAENITFSTFEKDGKMTLQFLKQLFGKNLNDAANCLGNLNFRSHHCWKNWKTR; encoded by the coding sequence ATGATTTGCGGCAAGAGATTCAGTGTACTAACCTGTGTTCCTAGTCTTGCATTTTATGCAACAGATGCTAGTATGTGGAGTTTCCGAGAGGCTTGCTTGGAACATCACTTACAGGATGAACAAGGGCTTCCCGGTAGAGCATTTTCCTCTCTTAATGCATGTTTCTGTGTAGATATAACCCTATTCCGCAAAAGTGATTATCCCTTGGTACTCTATGTGCGAATGTTTGGGTTGCAGAGCAGTCTTACTATTCCTGTATGTAGTAATCACTCTGAAAAGGACACCTATGCTCTAGAATTCTTCCTGCCTCACAGCAGTACAGACCACAAAATCCAATTGCAAATCACGGCTTCTATACTGGCGACAACAATGGAAATCTTGCAGAATTCTAAGGTTAttcaatggatagaacccaaagtaggacattttaaaattattgatttgTCTATTGGCAAAAAGCTTCGTTTCTCACCAGTACCAGAACTAAAATCCCAAACAATGGAAACTACACATGGACTGGAAACCTCACAAAGTGGACTTGTGTCAAAAGAACAAGATTTTTCCCTGCAGCAAAGGTCAGAATGTGATGTTGCATTACTTAAAGTGAGTGATGCTATCGCAGAAAACATTACATTCTCAACTTTTGAAAAAGACGGAAAGATGACGTTACAGTTTCTTAAGCAACTTTTTGGAAAAAATCTCAATGATGCTGCCAATTGCCTTGGAAATCTCAACTTCCGTTCTCATCACTGTTGGAAGAACTGGAAAACAAGGTAG